In Crassostrea angulata isolate pt1a10 chromosome 4, ASM2561291v2, whole genome shotgun sequence, one genomic interval encodes:
- the LOC128180426 gene encoding uncharacterized protein LOC128180426, with protein sequence MVSFQQSFATCVGILTILSFCQCSQYSYADELLQKNENSKLGVKKLAALLANELLSEEKDITQKDKRVFCNGFFGCSNGKKRSNSMNLNPLDYPVDAPEPETKTDFRKRLFCNTGGCFGRRKRSTSQTLERRLNNRGSKDGNQ encoded by the exons ATGGTTTCCTTTCAACAATCTTTTGCAACCTGCGTTGGGATATTAACTATCCTATCTTTTTGCCAGTGCTCACAATACTCATATGCGGATGAATTGTTGCAAAAG aatgaAAATTCCAAATTAGGCGTGAAAAAACTGGCTGCTTTACTCGCAAATGAGCTGCTATCGGAAGAAAAAGACATAACGCAGAAAGACAAACGAGTATTCTGCAATGGTTTCTTTGGTTGTTCTAACGGTAAAAAGAGATCCAACTCAATGAACCTCAATCCTTTAGATTATCCAGTTGATGCCCCAGAACCGGAAACTAAGACTGACTTCCGGAAACGACTCTTCTGTAACACAGGAGGCTGTTTTGGAAGAAGAAAGCGATCAACATCCCAAACTCTTGAACGACGTCTCAACAACCGAGGATCTAAGGAT gGAAATCAATAG